A window of Enoplosus armatus isolate fEnoArm2 chromosome 3, fEnoArm2.hap1, whole genome shotgun sequence contains these coding sequences:
- the rbbp5 gene encoding retinoblastoma-binding protein 5 isoform X1 — protein MKLQDISHKFLMDNFLLLSESFGQNYPEEADGTLDCISMALTCTFNRWGTLLAVGCNDGRIVIWDFLTRGIAKIISAHIHPVCSLCWSRDGHKLVSASTDNIVSQWDVLTGDCDQRFRFPSPILKLQCHPRDMDKVLVCPMKSAPVLLTLSDSKHVVLPVDDDSDLNVVAAFDRRGEYIYTGNAKGKILVLNTNTQELVASFRVTTGTSNTTAIKSIEFARKGSCFLINTADRIIRVYDGREILTCGRDGEPEPMQKLQDLVNRTPWKRCCFSGDGEYIVAGSARQHALYIWEKSIGNLVKILHGTRGELLLDVAWHPVRPIIASISSGVVSIWAQNQVENWSAFAPDFKELDENVEYEERESEFDIEDEDKSEPEQTGADAAEDEEVDVTTVDPIVAFCSSDEELEDYKALLYLPIAPEVEDPEENPFGPPPDASVQAAAPEDALAGGDKKQRQPSSEGGPAKKKARTTTIELQGVPSDEVHPLLGVKGDGKSKKKTAGRPKGSKGKDKDFPFRPKPYRGERPSFPVEALGSSGPGGGGGGGMKGRAEGGLATAGSLVSQSYKQHDIGGMD, from the exons ATGAAACTTCAAGATATCTCTCACAAATTTCTCATGGATAATTTCCTGCTTCTTTCTG AATCGTTCGGGCAGAACTACCCAGAG GAGGCAGATGGCACTCTGGACTGTATCAGCATGGCCCTCACCTGCACCTTCAACCGCTGGGGCACCCTGCTGGCTGTGGGCTGCAACGACGGCCGCATCGTCATCTGGGACTTCCTCACACGGGGCATCGCCAAAATCATCAGTGCACACATCCACCCAGTCTGCTCTTTATG ttgGAGTCGAGACGGCCATAAGCTGGTGAGTGCTTCCACAGACAACATTGTCTCGCAGTGGGACGTCCTGACTGGAGACTGTGACCAGAGGTTCCGCTTCCCCTCACCCATCCTGAAACTGCAATGCCACCCCAGAGACAT GGACAAGGTGCTGGTGTGTCCCATGAAGTCAGCCCCGGTCCTGCTGACTCTGTCAGACTCCAAACATGTTGTGCTGCCTGTGGACGATGACTCAGACCTCAATGTGGTGGCAGCCTTTGACAGGCGGGGGGAGTACATCTACACTGGCAATGCCAAAGGAAAG ATCCTGGTgttgaacacaaacactcaggAGCTGGTGGCTTCCTTCAGAGTGACAACTGGCACCAGCAACACCACTGCCATCAAATCAATTGAATTTGCACGCAAGGGCAG TTGCTTCCTCATAAACACAGCAGACCGGATCATCAGAGTATATGACGGCAGGGAGATACTGACCTGTGGCCGAGACGGTGAACCTGAGCCCATGCAGAAACTACAGGACCTGGTCAACAG gACTCCGTGGAAGCGCTGCTGTTTCTCCGGCGATGGCGAATACATCGTGGCCGGATCAGCCAGGCAGCACGCCCTCTACATCTGGGAGAAGAGCATCGGCAACCTGGTGAAGATCCTGCATGGAACcagaggagagctgctgctggatgttGCT TGGCATCCTGTTCGTCCGATTATTGCCTCCATTTCCAGTGGAGTGGTGTCCATCTGGGCTCAGAACCAAGTG GAAAACTGGAGCGCTTTTGCTCCAGACTTTAAAGAGCTGGATGAGAATGTGGAGTACGAGGAGCGAGAGTCCGAATTCGACATAGAGGACGAAGACAAGAGTGAACCAGAGCAGACAG GTGCTGACGctgcagaggatgaagaggtggaTGTCACCACTGTTGACCCCATAGTTGCTTTTTGCAGCAG tgatgaggagctggaggactaTAAGGCCCTGTTGTACCTACCCATCGCCCCTGAGGTCGAGGATCCAGAGGAAAACCCCTTCGGCCCCCCGCCGGACGCCTCGGTCCAGGCTGCTGCCCCAGAGGACGCATTGGCCGGTGGAGACAAGAAGCAGCGGCAGCCTTCATCTGAAGGAGGCCCGGCCAAGAAGAAGGCTCGCACCACCACCATTGAGCTGCAGGGGGTGCCCAGTGACG agGTGCACCCCCTGCTGGGTGTGAAGGGGGATGGCAAGTCCAAGAAGAAGACCGCAGGCCGGCCCAAAGGCTCCAAAGGTAAAGACAAAGACTTCCCCTTCAGGCCCAAGCCTTACAGGGGTGAACGGCCCTCCTTCCCCGTGGAGGCCCTGGGCAGCTCTggcccaggaggaggaggaggaggagggatgaagggcAGAGCAGAGGGGGGCCTGGCCACAG CAGGGAGTCTGGTCTCGCAGTCGTACAAACAACATGACATCGGAGGGATGGACTGA
- the rbbp5 gene encoding retinoblastoma-binding protein 5 isoform X4: MNLELLESFGQNYPEEADGTLDCISMALTCTFNRWGTLLAVGCNDGRIVIWDFLTRGIAKIISAHIHPVCSLCWSRDGHKLVSASTDNIVSQWDVLTGDCDQRFRFPSPILKLQCHPRDMDKVLVCPMKSAPVLLTLSDSKHVVLPVDDDSDLNVVAAFDRRGEYIYTGNAKGKILVLNTNTQELVASFRVTTGTSNTTAIKSIEFARKGSCFLINTADRIIRVYDGREILTCGRDGEPEPMQKLQDLVNRTPWKRCCFSGDGEYIVAGSARQHALYIWEKSIGNLVKILHGTRGELLLDVAWHPVRPIIASISSGVVSIWAQNQVENWSAFAPDFKELDENVEYEERESEFDIEDEDKSEPEQTGADAAEDEEVDVTTVDPIVAFCSSDEELEDYKALLYLPIAPEVEDPEENPFGPPPDASVQAAAPEDALAGGDKKQRQPSSEGGPAKKKARTTTIELQGVPSDEVHPLLGVKGDGKSKKKTAGRPKGSKGKDKDFPFRPKPYRGERPSFPVEALGSSGPGGGGGGGMKGRAEGGLATGSLVSQSYKQHDIGGMD, from the exons ATGAATCTTGAACTGCTCG AATCGTTCGGGCAGAACTACCCAGAG GAGGCAGATGGCACTCTGGACTGTATCAGCATGGCCCTCACCTGCACCTTCAACCGCTGGGGCACCCTGCTGGCTGTGGGCTGCAACGACGGCCGCATCGTCATCTGGGACTTCCTCACACGGGGCATCGCCAAAATCATCAGTGCACACATCCACCCAGTCTGCTCTTTATG ttgGAGTCGAGACGGCCATAAGCTGGTGAGTGCTTCCACAGACAACATTGTCTCGCAGTGGGACGTCCTGACTGGAGACTGTGACCAGAGGTTCCGCTTCCCCTCACCCATCCTGAAACTGCAATGCCACCCCAGAGACAT GGACAAGGTGCTGGTGTGTCCCATGAAGTCAGCCCCGGTCCTGCTGACTCTGTCAGACTCCAAACATGTTGTGCTGCCTGTGGACGATGACTCAGACCTCAATGTGGTGGCAGCCTTTGACAGGCGGGGGGAGTACATCTACACTGGCAATGCCAAAGGAAAG ATCCTGGTgttgaacacaaacactcaggAGCTGGTGGCTTCCTTCAGAGTGACAACTGGCACCAGCAACACCACTGCCATCAAATCAATTGAATTTGCACGCAAGGGCAG TTGCTTCCTCATAAACACAGCAGACCGGATCATCAGAGTATATGACGGCAGGGAGATACTGACCTGTGGCCGAGACGGTGAACCTGAGCCCATGCAGAAACTACAGGACCTGGTCAACAG gACTCCGTGGAAGCGCTGCTGTTTCTCCGGCGATGGCGAATACATCGTGGCCGGATCAGCCAGGCAGCACGCCCTCTACATCTGGGAGAAGAGCATCGGCAACCTGGTGAAGATCCTGCATGGAACcagaggagagctgctgctggatgttGCT TGGCATCCTGTTCGTCCGATTATTGCCTCCATTTCCAGTGGAGTGGTGTCCATCTGGGCTCAGAACCAAGTG GAAAACTGGAGCGCTTTTGCTCCAGACTTTAAAGAGCTGGATGAGAATGTGGAGTACGAGGAGCGAGAGTCCGAATTCGACATAGAGGACGAAGACAAGAGTGAACCAGAGCAGACAG GTGCTGACGctgcagaggatgaagaggtggaTGTCACCACTGTTGACCCCATAGTTGCTTTTTGCAGCAG tgatgaggagctggaggactaTAAGGCCCTGTTGTACCTACCCATCGCCCCTGAGGTCGAGGATCCAGAGGAAAACCCCTTCGGCCCCCCGCCGGACGCCTCGGTCCAGGCTGCTGCCCCAGAGGACGCATTGGCCGGTGGAGACAAGAAGCAGCGGCAGCCTTCATCTGAAGGAGGCCCGGCCAAGAAGAAGGCTCGCACCACCACCATTGAGCTGCAGGGGGTGCCCAGTGACG agGTGCACCCCCTGCTGGGTGTGAAGGGGGATGGCAAGTCCAAGAAGAAGACCGCAGGCCGGCCCAAAGGCTCCAAAGGTAAAGACAAAGACTTCCCCTTCAGGCCCAAGCCTTACAGGGGTGAACGGCCCTCCTTCCCCGTGGAGGCCCTGGGCAGCTCTggcccaggaggaggaggaggaggagggatgaagggcAGAGCAGAGGGGGGCCTGGCCACAG GGAGTCTGGTCTCGCAGTCGTACAAACAACATGACATCGGAGGGATGGACTGA
- the rbbp5 gene encoding retinoblastoma-binding protein 5 isoform X3: MNLELLESFGQNYPEEADGTLDCISMALTCTFNRWGTLLAVGCNDGRIVIWDFLTRGIAKIISAHIHPVCSLCWSRDGHKLVSASTDNIVSQWDVLTGDCDQRFRFPSPILKLQCHPRDMDKVLVCPMKSAPVLLTLSDSKHVVLPVDDDSDLNVVAAFDRRGEYIYTGNAKGKILVLNTNTQELVASFRVTTGTSNTTAIKSIEFARKGSCFLINTADRIIRVYDGREILTCGRDGEPEPMQKLQDLVNRTPWKRCCFSGDGEYIVAGSARQHALYIWEKSIGNLVKILHGTRGELLLDVAWHPVRPIIASISSGVVSIWAQNQVENWSAFAPDFKELDENVEYEERESEFDIEDEDKSEPEQTGADAAEDEEVDVTTVDPIVAFCSSDEELEDYKALLYLPIAPEVEDPEENPFGPPPDASVQAAAPEDALAGGDKKQRQPSSEGGPAKKKARTTTIELQGVPSDEVHPLLGVKGDGKSKKKTAGRPKGSKGKDKDFPFRPKPYRGERPSFPVEALGSSGPGGGGGGGMKGRAEGGLATAGSLVSQSYKQHDIGGMD, translated from the exons ATGAATCTTGAACTGCTCG AATCGTTCGGGCAGAACTACCCAGAG GAGGCAGATGGCACTCTGGACTGTATCAGCATGGCCCTCACCTGCACCTTCAACCGCTGGGGCACCCTGCTGGCTGTGGGCTGCAACGACGGCCGCATCGTCATCTGGGACTTCCTCACACGGGGCATCGCCAAAATCATCAGTGCACACATCCACCCAGTCTGCTCTTTATG ttgGAGTCGAGACGGCCATAAGCTGGTGAGTGCTTCCACAGACAACATTGTCTCGCAGTGGGACGTCCTGACTGGAGACTGTGACCAGAGGTTCCGCTTCCCCTCACCCATCCTGAAACTGCAATGCCACCCCAGAGACAT GGACAAGGTGCTGGTGTGTCCCATGAAGTCAGCCCCGGTCCTGCTGACTCTGTCAGACTCCAAACATGTTGTGCTGCCTGTGGACGATGACTCAGACCTCAATGTGGTGGCAGCCTTTGACAGGCGGGGGGAGTACATCTACACTGGCAATGCCAAAGGAAAG ATCCTGGTgttgaacacaaacactcaggAGCTGGTGGCTTCCTTCAGAGTGACAACTGGCACCAGCAACACCACTGCCATCAAATCAATTGAATTTGCACGCAAGGGCAG TTGCTTCCTCATAAACACAGCAGACCGGATCATCAGAGTATATGACGGCAGGGAGATACTGACCTGTGGCCGAGACGGTGAACCTGAGCCCATGCAGAAACTACAGGACCTGGTCAACAG gACTCCGTGGAAGCGCTGCTGTTTCTCCGGCGATGGCGAATACATCGTGGCCGGATCAGCCAGGCAGCACGCCCTCTACATCTGGGAGAAGAGCATCGGCAACCTGGTGAAGATCCTGCATGGAACcagaggagagctgctgctggatgttGCT TGGCATCCTGTTCGTCCGATTATTGCCTCCATTTCCAGTGGAGTGGTGTCCATCTGGGCTCAGAACCAAGTG GAAAACTGGAGCGCTTTTGCTCCAGACTTTAAAGAGCTGGATGAGAATGTGGAGTACGAGGAGCGAGAGTCCGAATTCGACATAGAGGACGAAGACAAGAGTGAACCAGAGCAGACAG GTGCTGACGctgcagaggatgaagaggtggaTGTCACCACTGTTGACCCCATAGTTGCTTTTTGCAGCAG tgatgaggagctggaggactaTAAGGCCCTGTTGTACCTACCCATCGCCCCTGAGGTCGAGGATCCAGAGGAAAACCCCTTCGGCCCCCCGCCGGACGCCTCGGTCCAGGCTGCTGCCCCAGAGGACGCATTGGCCGGTGGAGACAAGAAGCAGCGGCAGCCTTCATCTGAAGGAGGCCCGGCCAAGAAGAAGGCTCGCACCACCACCATTGAGCTGCAGGGGGTGCCCAGTGACG agGTGCACCCCCTGCTGGGTGTGAAGGGGGATGGCAAGTCCAAGAAGAAGACCGCAGGCCGGCCCAAAGGCTCCAAAGGTAAAGACAAAGACTTCCCCTTCAGGCCCAAGCCTTACAGGGGTGAACGGCCCTCCTTCCCCGTGGAGGCCCTGGGCAGCTCTggcccaggaggaggaggaggaggagggatgaagggcAGAGCAGAGGGGGGCCTGGCCACAG CAGGGAGTCTGGTCTCGCAGTCGTACAAACAACATGACATCGGAGGGATGGACTGA
- the rbbp5 gene encoding retinoblastoma-binding protein 5 isoform X2, whose amino-acid sequence MKLQDISHKFLMDNFLLLSESFGQNYPEEADGTLDCISMALTCTFNRWGTLLAVGCNDGRIVIWDFLTRGIAKIISAHIHPVCSLCWSRDGHKLVSASTDNIVSQWDVLTGDCDQRFRFPSPILKLQCHPRDMDKVLVCPMKSAPVLLTLSDSKHVVLPVDDDSDLNVVAAFDRRGEYIYTGNAKGKILVLNTNTQELVASFRVTTGTSNTTAIKSIEFARKGSCFLINTADRIIRVYDGREILTCGRDGEPEPMQKLQDLVNRTPWKRCCFSGDGEYIVAGSARQHALYIWEKSIGNLVKILHGTRGELLLDVAWHPVRPIIASISSGVVSIWAQNQVENWSAFAPDFKELDENVEYEERESEFDIEDEDKSEPEQTGADAAEDEEVDVTTVDPIVAFCSSDEELEDYKALLYLPIAPEVEDPEENPFGPPPDASVQAAAPEDALAGGDKKQRQPSSEGGPAKKKARTTTIELQGVPSDEVHPLLGVKGDGKSKKKTAGRPKGSKGKDKDFPFRPKPYRGERPSFPVEALGSSGPGGGGGGGMKGRAEGGLATGSLVSQSYKQHDIGGMD is encoded by the exons ATGAAACTTCAAGATATCTCTCACAAATTTCTCATGGATAATTTCCTGCTTCTTTCTG AATCGTTCGGGCAGAACTACCCAGAG GAGGCAGATGGCACTCTGGACTGTATCAGCATGGCCCTCACCTGCACCTTCAACCGCTGGGGCACCCTGCTGGCTGTGGGCTGCAACGACGGCCGCATCGTCATCTGGGACTTCCTCACACGGGGCATCGCCAAAATCATCAGTGCACACATCCACCCAGTCTGCTCTTTATG ttgGAGTCGAGACGGCCATAAGCTGGTGAGTGCTTCCACAGACAACATTGTCTCGCAGTGGGACGTCCTGACTGGAGACTGTGACCAGAGGTTCCGCTTCCCCTCACCCATCCTGAAACTGCAATGCCACCCCAGAGACAT GGACAAGGTGCTGGTGTGTCCCATGAAGTCAGCCCCGGTCCTGCTGACTCTGTCAGACTCCAAACATGTTGTGCTGCCTGTGGACGATGACTCAGACCTCAATGTGGTGGCAGCCTTTGACAGGCGGGGGGAGTACATCTACACTGGCAATGCCAAAGGAAAG ATCCTGGTgttgaacacaaacactcaggAGCTGGTGGCTTCCTTCAGAGTGACAACTGGCACCAGCAACACCACTGCCATCAAATCAATTGAATTTGCACGCAAGGGCAG TTGCTTCCTCATAAACACAGCAGACCGGATCATCAGAGTATATGACGGCAGGGAGATACTGACCTGTGGCCGAGACGGTGAACCTGAGCCCATGCAGAAACTACAGGACCTGGTCAACAG gACTCCGTGGAAGCGCTGCTGTTTCTCCGGCGATGGCGAATACATCGTGGCCGGATCAGCCAGGCAGCACGCCCTCTACATCTGGGAGAAGAGCATCGGCAACCTGGTGAAGATCCTGCATGGAACcagaggagagctgctgctggatgttGCT TGGCATCCTGTTCGTCCGATTATTGCCTCCATTTCCAGTGGAGTGGTGTCCATCTGGGCTCAGAACCAAGTG GAAAACTGGAGCGCTTTTGCTCCAGACTTTAAAGAGCTGGATGAGAATGTGGAGTACGAGGAGCGAGAGTCCGAATTCGACATAGAGGACGAAGACAAGAGTGAACCAGAGCAGACAG GTGCTGACGctgcagaggatgaagaggtggaTGTCACCACTGTTGACCCCATAGTTGCTTTTTGCAGCAG tgatgaggagctggaggactaTAAGGCCCTGTTGTACCTACCCATCGCCCCTGAGGTCGAGGATCCAGAGGAAAACCCCTTCGGCCCCCCGCCGGACGCCTCGGTCCAGGCTGCTGCCCCAGAGGACGCATTGGCCGGTGGAGACAAGAAGCAGCGGCAGCCTTCATCTGAAGGAGGCCCGGCCAAGAAGAAGGCTCGCACCACCACCATTGAGCTGCAGGGGGTGCCCAGTGACG agGTGCACCCCCTGCTGGGTGTGAAGGGGGATGGCAAGTCCAAGAAGAAGACCGCAGGCCGGCCCAAAGGCTCCAAAGGTAAAGACAAAGACTTCCCCTTCAGGCCCAAGCCTTACAGGGGTGAACGGCCCTCCTTCCCCGTGGAGGCCCTGGGCAGCTCTggcccaggaggaggaggaggaggagggatgaagggcAGAGCAGAGGGGGGCCTGGCCACAG GGAGTCTGGTCTCGCAGTCGTACAAACAACATGACATCGGAGGGATGGACTGA
- the rbbp5 gene encoding retinoblastoma-binding protein 5 isoform X7: MNLELLESFGQNYPEEADGTLDCISMALTCTFNRWGTLLAVGCNDGRIVIWDFLTRGIAKIISAHIHPVCSLCWSRDGHKLVSASTDNIVSQWDVLTGDCDQRFRFPSPILKLQCHPRDMDKVLVCPMKSAPVLLTLSDSKHVVLPVDDDSDLNVVAAFDRRGEYIYTGNAKGKILVLNTNTQELVASFRVTTGTSNTTAIKSIEFARKGSCFLINTADRIIRVYDGREILTCGRDGEPEPMQKLQDLVNRTPWKRCCFSGDGEYIVAGSARQHALYIWEKSIGNLVKILHGTRGELLLDVAWHPVRPIIASISSGVVSIWAQNQVENWSAFAPDFKELDENVEYEERESEFDIEDEDKSEPEQTGADAAEDEEVDVTTVDPIVAFCSSDEELEDYKALLYLPIAPEVEDPEENPFGPPPDASVQAAAPEDALAGGDKKQRQPSSEGGPAKKKARTTTIELQGVPSDEVHPLLGVKGDGKSKKKTAGRPKGSKGSLVSQSYKQHDIGGMD, translated from the exons ATGAATCTTGAACTGCTCG AATCGTTCGGGCAGAACTACCCAGAG GAGGCAGATGGCACTCTGGACTGTATCAGCATGGCCCTCACCTGCACCTTCAACCGCTGGGGCACCCTGCTGGCTGTGGGCTGCAACGACGGCCGCATCGTCATCTGGGACTTCCTCACACGGGGCATCGCCAAAATCATCAGTGCACACATCCACCCAGTCTGCTCTTTATG ttgGAGTCGAGACGGCCATAAGCTGGTGAGTGCTTCCACAGACAACATTGTCTCGCAGTGGGACGTCCTGACTGGAGACTGTGACCAGAGGTTCCGCTTCCCCTCACCCATCCTGAAACTGCAATGCCACCCCAGAGACAT GGACAAGGTGCTGGTGTGTCCCATGAAGTCAGCCCCGGTCCTGCTGACTCTGTCAGACTCCAAACATGTTGTGCTGCCTGTGGACGATGACTCAGACCTCAATGTGGTGGCAGCCTTTGACAGGCGGGGGGAGTACATCTACACTGGCAATGCCAAAGGAAAG ATCCTGGTgttgaacacaaacactcaggAGCTGGTGGCTTCCTTCAGAGTGACAACTGGCACCAGCAACACCACTGCCATCAAATCAATTGAATTTGCACGCAAGGGCAG TTGCTTCCTCATAAACACAGCAGACCGGATCATCAGAGTATATGACGGCAGGGAGATACTGACCTGTGGCCGAGACGGTGAACCTGAGCCCATGCAGAAACTACAGGACCTGGTCAACAG gACTCCGTGGAAGCGCTGCTGTTTCTCCGGCGATGGCGAATACATCGTGGCCGGATCAGCCAGGCAGCACGCCCTCTACATCTGGGAGAAGAGCATCGGCAACCTGGTGAAGATCCTGCATGGAACcagaggagagctgctgctggatgttGCT TGGCATCCTGTTCGTCCGATTATTGCCTCCATTTCCAGTGGAGTGGTGTCCATCTGGGCTCAGAACCAAGTG GAAAACTGGAGCGCTTTTGCTCCAGACTTTAAAGAGCTGGATGAGAATGTGGAGTACGAGGAGCGAGAGTCCGAATTCGACATAGAGGACGAAGACAAGAGTGAACCAGAGCAGACAG GTGCTGACGctgcagaggatgaagaggtggaTGTCACCACTGTTGACCCCATAGTTGCTTTTTGCAGCAG tgatgaggagctggaggactaTAAGGCCCTGTTGTACCTACCCATCGCCCCTGAGGTCGAGGATCCAGAGGAAAACCCCTTCGGCCCCCCGCCGGACGCCTCGGTCCAGGCTGCTGCCCCAGAGGACGCATTGGCCGGTGGAGACAAGAAGCAGCGGCAGCCTTCATCTGAAGGAGGCCCGGCCAAGAAGAAGGCTCGCACCACCACCATTGAGCTGCAGGGGGTGCCCAGTGACG agGTGCACCCCCTGCTGGGTGTGAAGGGGGATGGCAAGTCCAAGAAGAAGACCGCAGGCCGGCCCAAAGGCTCCAAAG GGAGTCTGGTCTCGCAGTCGTACAAACAACATGACATCGGAGGGATGGACTGA
- the rbbp5 gene encoding retinoblastoma-binding protein 5 isoform X6 produces the protein MKLQDISHKFLMDNFLLLSESFGQNYPEEADGTLDCISMALTCTFNRWGTLLAVGCNDGRIVIWDFLTRGIAKIISAHIHPVCSLCWSRDGHKLVSASTDNIVSQWDVLTGDCDQRFRFPSPILKLQCHPRDMDKVLVCPMKSAPVLLTLSDSKHVVLPVDDDSDLNVVAAFDRRGEYIYTGNAKGKILVLNTNTQELVASFRVTTGTSNTTAIKSIEFARKGSCFLINTADRIIRVYDGREILTCGRDGEPEPMQKLQDLVNRTPWKRCCFSGDGEYIVAGSARQHALYIWEKSIGNLVKILHGTRGELLLDVAWHPVRPIIASISSGVVSIWAQNQVENWSAFAPDFKELDENVEYEERESEFDIEDEDKSEPEQTGADAAEDEEVDVTTVDPIVAFCSSDEELEDYKALLYLPIAPEVEDPEENPFGPPPDASVQAAAPEDALAGGDKKQRQPSSEGGPAKKKARTTTIELQGVPSDEVHPLLGVKGDGKSKKKTAGRPKGSKGSLVSQSYKQHDIGGMD, from the exons ATGAAACTTCAAGATATCTCTCACAAATTTCTCATGGATAATTTCCTGCTTCTTTCTG AATCGTTCGGGCAGAACTACCCAGAG GAGGCAGATGGCACTCTGGACTGTATCAGCATGGCCCTCACCTGCACCTTCAACCGCTGGGGCACCCTGCTGGCTGTGGGCTGCAACGACGGCCGCATCGTCATCTGGGACTTCCTCACACGGGGCATCGCCAAAATCATCAGTGCACACATCCACCCAGTCTGCTCTTTATG ttgGAGTCGAGACGGCCATAAGCTGGTGAGTGCTTCCACAGACAACATTGTCTCGCAGTGGGACGTCCTGACTGGAGACTGTGACCAGAGGTTCCGCTTCCCCTCACCCATCCTGAAACTGCAATGCCACCCCAGAGACAT GGACAAGGTGCTGGTGTGTCCCATGAAGTCAGCCCCGGTCCTGCTGACTCTGTCAGACTCCAAACATGTTGTGCTGCCTGTGGACGATGACTCAGACCTCAATGTGGTGGCAGCCTTTGACAGGCGGGGGGAGTACATCTACACTGGCAATGCCAAAGGAAAG ATCCTGGTgttgaacacaaacactcaggAGCTGGTGGCTTCCTTCAGAGTGACAACTGGCACCAGCAACACCACTGCCATCAAATCAATTGAATTTGCACGCAAGGGCAG TTGCTTCCTCATAAACACAGCAGACCGGATCATCAGAGTATATGACGGCAGGGAGATACTGACCTGTGGCCGAGACGGTGAACCTGAGCCCATGCAGAAACTACAGGACCTGGTCAACAG gACTCCGTGGAAGCGCTGCTGTTTCTCCGGCGATGGCGAATACATCGTGGCCGGATCAGCCAGGCAGCACGCCCTCTACATCTGGGAGAAGAGCATCGGCAACCTGGTGAAGATCCTGCATGGAACcagaggagagctgctgctggatgttGCT TGGCATCCTGTTCGTCCGATTATTGCCTCCATTTCCAGTGGAGTGGTGTCCATCTGGGCTCAGAACCAAGTG GAAAACTGGAGCGCTTTTGCTCCAGACTTTAAAGAGCTGGATGAGAATGTGGAGTACGAGGAGCGAGAGTCCGAATTCGACATAGAGGACGAAGACAAGAGTGAACCAGAGCAGACAG GTGCTGACGctgcagaggatgaagaggtggaTGTCACCACTGTTGACCCCATAGTTGCTTTTTGCAGCAG tgatgaggagctggaggactaTAAGGCCCTGTTGTACCTACCCATCGCCCCTGAGGTCGAGGATCCAGAGGAAAACCCCTTCGGCCCCCCGCCGGACGCCTCGGTCCAGGCTGCTGCCCCAGAGGACGCATTGGCCGGTGGAGACAAGAAGCAGCGGCAGCCTTCATCTGAAGGAGGCCCGGCCAAGAAGAAGGCTCGCACCACCACCATTGAGCTGCAGGGGGTGCCCAGTGACG agGTGCACCCCCTGCTGGGTGTGAAGGGGGATGGCAAGTCCAAGAAGAAGACCGCAGGCCGGCCCAAAGGCTCCAAAG GGAGTCTGGTCTCGCAGTCGTACAAACAACATGACATCGGAGGGATGGACTGA